GGAACCACAACCTGAAAGAGAAAGACCTCCTATGGATCGGAAACCCGAATCCATTCTCTCAGGTGATACTTCTTCTCCTAACTACCGCCAAGGCGGTGGTCCTGGCCAAGGCCAAGGAGGAGGAAACCCAGGTTATTTTAGAAAAGAAGATCGTAACCCGATTGTCTCAAGACCTACCACTCCTCGCCCCCCAAGACCGGAAGGCCAAGGAACTGGATACCAAGGAAATCGTGGACCTGGACAAGGTGGCCCTGGTGGCTACCAAGGAAATCGTGGACCTGGACAAGGCGGCCCTGGCGGATACCAAGGAAATCGTGGACCTGGACAAGGTGGCCCTGGTGGATACCAAGGAAATCGTGGACCTGGACAAGGTGGCCCTGGTGGATACCAAGGAAATCGTGGACCTGGACAAGGTGGTCCTGGCGGCTACCAAGGAAATCGTGGACCTGGACAAGGTGGTCCTGGTGGCTACCAAGGAAATCGTGGAGCAAGACCCATTGGTCAAGGTGGTCCTGGTACGGGAAGACCTCCTGGAGATTCTCCATTCGGTGCTCCTGGTGGACCTCCTGGCGCCGGTGGACCTGGTGGTGCTAAAAAAAGAGTCTTTGATAAGGAAAAAGGTGGAAGGGAAGAAAACGAAAACACTAAGTTTTTCAAACAATCCTTTCGCAAACAAAAGGCACAGGCTGCGGCTCTTGCCGCTGTCCCAAAAGAAATCTCCATTTTGGAAAACATCCAAGTGGGAGAGATTGCTAAAAAACTGAATTTAAAACCTGGGGAAGTCATCAGTAAACTCATGAAAATGGGGATGATGGTAACCATCAATAATGTGATCGATGCAGAAACAGCATCCATCCTTGCCGACGATTACGGCTGTAAGGTGAAGATTGTTTCCCTTTACGACGAAACTGTCATCGAAGAAGAAAAGGATGCACCAGAAGATTATATCACTCGTCCTCCAGTGGTTACTATCATGGGTCACGTTGACCATGGTAAAACCAAACTTTTGGATACAATACGTTCGTCTCGAGTGGCAGAAGGGGAATCGGGCGGAATCACTCAGCACATTGGTGCCTACCAAGTAGAAACCAATCGGGGAAGGGTAGCTTTCCTTGATACACCTGGTCACGAAGCCTTTACTTCCATGAGAGCACGCGGTGCCTCGGTTACTGACATTGTAGTGCTCGTTGTTGCTGCCGATGACGGGGTCATGCCTCAAACCATTGAAGCCATCAACCATGCTAAGGAAGCAGGTGTACCGATCATCGTTGCCGTAAACAAAATTGATTTACCTGCCGCAAACCCGGAGAAGGTGAGACAAGAACTTTCCAATTATGGATTACAACCAGAAGAATGGGGCGGAACAACCATCTTCTGTGATATCTCTGCAAAAAATAATATTGGAATTGATAAACTTCTCGAGATGCTTCTCATCCAAGCAGAACTTCTCGACCACAAATCCAATCCAAAACGAAAAGCCAAAGGAACCATCGTCGAAGCAAAACTCGATCCAGGTCGTGGTGCTGTGGCAACTGTCCTCATCCAAAACGGAACACTCCGTGTGGGTGATGCTTTTGTTGCCGGAGTCCATGCCGGTCGTGTGAGAGCGATGTATGATGACCTGGGACGTTCGATCCGTGAAGCCGGTCCGTCTTTTCCAGCCCTTGTGACTGGACTCGATGGAGTACCGGATGCAGGAGCTCCGTTTGATGTGGTGATCGATGACAAAGAAGCACGCACCATCTCTCATAGCCGTCAAGAGTATGAAAGACTAGGCCAGTCGAAAAACGCTGCGACCCGAGTCACACTCGACAATATGAGCGAGATCATCAAACAAGGTGCTCTCAAAGAACTCAAAGTCATCATCAAAGCGGACGTTCGCGGATCTACAGAAGCGGTAAAAGAAGCTCTAGAAAAACTTTCTACAGCCGATGTCCGCCTAAATGTAATCCATGCAGGAACCGGTGCGATTGTAGATTCCGATATCATCTTGGCATCTGCATCCAACGCGATTGTGATTGGTTTCCATACACGTGCGAATCCAAAAACGGTCTCTCTTGCTGAGAAAGAAAAAGTCGAAATCAAATACTACAGTATCATTTACGATGTAGTGAACGAAGTGAAAGCTTCCATGGAAGGAATGCTCGAACCTGAAAAAGTAGAAAACATCATCGGTAAGGTAGAAATCCGGGATGTATTCAAAATTTCCAAAGTGGGTAACATTGCAGGTTGTATGGTCAAATCTGGAAAGGTCACCAAACAAGCGCACGTTCGAGTCATCTCGAGCGAAACTGGTGAAATCACTTGGGAAGGTAAGATCAAAAACTTGAAACGTATGAAAGATGACGTTCCAGATGTTCTGACTGGGTTTGAATGCGGTATCTTACTCGATGGATTCAATGACTTTGTTGTGGGTGATGAGATCGAAGCTTACGAGATCCGAGAGATTGCTCGTAAACTTTAAGGCTGCCTAAATGAATCCCATTCGAATGAAAAAACTCGAATCGGAGATCATTCGCATTATCTCCACGGCTATTTTGGCAGGCAAGGTAAAAGACCCTCGGGTCTTTTTACCAAGTTTCCATCGAATTGAGATCAGCGAAGATCTGAAGTATGCAAAAATTTACTTCACTGCTCTTTGTAATAACAACGAAAGAAAAAAACTCACGC
The sequence above is drawn from the Leptospira sp. WS4.C2 genome and encodes:
- the infB gene encoding translation initiation factor IF-2, yielding MEEQKSIKETLQQGASGDKTKKKLVIKKKAAPADEKKESNSGSQAAEAIKTSSPASDKKKDLNELIREEAKRQGLGSGPQAPSQASPIVSRPERKPEPQPERERPPMDRKPESILSGDTSSPNYRQGGGPGQGQGGGNPGYFRKEDRNPIVSRPTTPRPPRPEGQGTGYQGNRGPGQGGPGGYQGNRGPGQGGPGGYQGNRGPGQGGPGGYQGNRGPGQGGPGGYQGNRGPGQGGPGGYQGNRGPGQGGPGGYQGNRGARPIGQGGPGTGRPPGDSPFGAPGGPPGAGGPGGAKKRVFDKEKGGREENENTKFFKQSFRKQKAQAAALAAVPKEISILENIQVGEIAKKLNLKPGEVISKLMKMGMMVTINNVIDAETASILADDYGCKVKIVSLYDETVIEEEKDAPEDYITRPPVVTIMGHVDHGKTKLLDTIRSSRVAEGESGGITQHIGAYQVETNRGRVAFLDTPGHEAFTSMRARGASVTDIVVLVVAADDGVMPQTIEAINHAKEAGVPIIVAVNKIDLPAANPEKVRQELSNYGLQPEEWGGTTIFCDISAKNNIGIDKLLEMLLIQAELLDHKSNPKRKAKGTIVEAKLDPGRGAVATVLIQNGTLRVGDAFVAGVHAGRVRAMYDDLGRSIREAGPSFPALVTGLDGVPDAGAPFDVVIDDKEARTISHSRQEYERLGQSKNAATRVTLDNMSEIIKQGALKELKVIIKADVRGSTEAVKEALEKLSTADVRLNVIHAGTGAIVDSDIILASASNAIVIGFHTRANPKTVSLAEKEKVEIKYYSIIYDVVNEVKASMEGMLEPEKVENIIGKVEIRDVFKISKVGNIAGCMVKSGKVTKQAHVRVISSETGEITWEGKIKNLKRMKDDVPDVLTGFECGILLDGFNDFVVGDEIEAYEIREIARKL